The following proteins are encoded in a genomic region of Pseudomonas saponiphila:
- a CDS encoding ABC transporter substrate-binding protein, whose translation MTHRDFLRRAQRGLLLGLLLLGLPWAASAATLTDLAGRQVQVPEKVEHILLGEGRMIYSLSLLEGQNPFARLAGWQGDFRGLDVQGYEAYRKVFPQADQVPLVGGTSAETFSVEKALAVHPDLAIMALSGGHGPSPDSEAVQQLEAAGVAVIFVDFSDHPLSNTVPSMRLLGQALGREQQAEAFIAFYQQSLARVSDTLAKAGKVQQPKIFIDMLAGLQDCCGSPGTGNFAEMIKLAGGRNIADGRIPGPIGVLNVEYILSSDPDVYVATGVFAAGQGGVTLGYSATLQQARDSLRQAAQRPPLNELRAVRQGNVHGLWHIFYDSPEHLVAVQALAKWLHPQLFKDLDPDQTRLELYQRFMPIPASGVFATSLQP comes from the coding sequence ATGACACACCGTGATTTCTTGCGCCGCGCCCAGCGCGGGCTACTGCTGGGCCTGCTGCTCCTGGGCCTGCCATGGGCCGCCAGCGCCGCGACCCTCACCGATCTGGCCGGGCGCCAGGTCCAGGTGCCGGAGAAGGTCGAGCACATCCTCCTGGGTGAAGGGCGGATGATCTATTCCCTGTCGCTGCTCGAAGGCCAGAACCCCTTCGCCCGTCTCGCCGGTTGGCAGGGGGATTTTCGCGGCCTCGACGTGCAGGGCTACGAGGCCTATCGCAAGGTCTTCCCCCAGGCCGACCAGGTGCCGCTGGTGGGCGGCACCTCCGCCGAGACCTTCAGCGTCGAAAAGGCCCTGGCGGTGCACCCGGACCTGGCGATCATGGCCCTGAGCGGCGGCCACGGGCCGAGCCCCGACAGCGAGGCGGTGCAGCAGCTGGAAGCCGCCGGGGTGGCGGTGATCTTCGTCGACTTCAGCGACCATCCCCTGAGCAACACCGTGCCCAGCATGCGCCTGCTGGGCCAGGCCCTGGGCCGCGAGCAGCAGGCCGAGGCTTTCATCGCCTTCTACCAGCAGTCCCTGGCCCGGGTCAGCGACACCCTGGCCAAGGCCGGCAAGGTCCAGCAGCCGAAGATCTTCATCGACATGCTCGCCGGGCTGCAGGATTGCTGCGGCTCGCCGGGCACCGGCAACTTCGCCGAGATGATCAAGCTGGCCGGCGGACGCAACATCGCCGACGGGCGCATTCCCGGGCCGATTGGCGTGCTCAACGTCGAATACATCCTCTCCAGCGATCCGGATGTGTACGTCGCCACCGGGGTCTTCGCCGCCGGCCAGGGTGGCGTGACCCTGGGTTATTCCGCCACCCTGCAACAGGCGCGGGACAGCCTGCGCCAGGCCGCCCAGCGCCCGCCGCTGAACGAGCTGCGGGCGGTGCGCCAGGGCAACGTGCATGGCCTGTGGCACATCTTCTATGACTCGCCGGAGCACCTGGTCGCGGTCCAGGCCCTGGCCAAGTGGCTGCACCCGCAACTGTTCAAGGACCTGGACCCAGACCAGACCCGCCTTGAGCTGTACCAGCGCTTCATGCCGATTCCCGCCAGCGGCGTGTTCGCCACGAGCCTGCAACCATGA
- a CDS encoding FecCD family ABC transporter permease, whose amino-acid sequence MTRAATEVQERIASGHYRKRHGRRVLLLSALALALLLSLALDITTGPSGLSLSRLLQVLWDPGSMPRVEAVIVWNVRLPYALMAVLVGAALALAGAEMQTVLDNPLASPFTLGVSAAAAFGAALAIVLGLGLPGVPAQYLISANAFLFALASVALLYLLARWRGFGVESLVLFGIALVFAFNALVALLQFVATQDSLQQLVFWTLGSLARASWEKLALLALALALCLPFSLRQSWALTALTLGEERARSFGIDVGRLRLLALLRISLLSALAVSFVGTIGFIGLIAPHIARLLVGEDHRLFLPASVLSGGLILSMASIASKALIPGVLVPVGIVTALVGIPFFMAIVMRNRRGVL is encoded by the coding sequence ATGACCCGGGCCGCCACCGAGGTGCAGGAGCGCATCGCCAGCGGGCATTACCGCAAACGCCATGGCCGCCGGGTGCTGCTGTTGTCCGCCCTGGCCCTGGCCTTGCTCCTGTCCCTGGCCCTGGACATCACCACCGGGCCCTCGGGCCTGAGCCTTTCGCGCCTGCTGCAGGTGCTCTGGGACCCGGGCTCGATGCCCCGGGTCGAGGCGGTGATCGTGTGGAACGTGCGCCTGCCCTACGCGCTGATGGCGGTGCTGGTGGGCGCCGCCCTGGCCCTGGCCGGCGCCGAGATGCAGACCGTGCTCGACAACCCGCTGGCCAGCCCCTTCACCCTCGGCGTGTCCGCCGCCGCGGCCTTCGGTGCGGCCCTGGCGATTGTCCTCGGCCTGGGCCTGCCCGGGGTGCCGGCGCAGTACCTGATCTCGGCCAACGCCTTTCTCTTCGCCCTGGCCTCGGTGGCCTTGCTGTACCTGCTGGCGCGCTGGCGCGGCTTCGGCGTCGAGAGCCTGGTGCTGTTCGGCATTGCCCTGGTGTTCGCCTTCAATGCCCTGGTGGCCCTGCTGCAGTTCGTCGCCACCCAGGACAGCCTGCAGCAACTGGTGTTCTGGACCCTGGGCAGCCTGGCCCGGGCCTCCTGGGAAAAACTCGCGTTGCTGGCCCTGGCCCTGGCGCTGTGCCTGCCGTTTTCCCTGCGCCAGAGCTGGGCCCTGACCGCCCTGACCCTGGGCGAGGAACGGGCCCGCAGCTTCGGCATCGACGTCGGCCGCCTGCGCCTGCTGGCGCTGCTGCGCATCAGCCTGCTGTCGGCGCTGGCGGTGTCCTTTGTCGGCACCATCGGTTTTATCGGCCTGATCGCCCCGCACATCGCCCGGCTGCTGGTGGGCGAGGACCACCGGCTGTTCCTGCCGGCCAGCGTGCTCAGCGGCGGGTTGATCCTGTCCATGGCCTCGATCGCCAGCAAGGCGCTGATTCCCGGGGTGCTGGTGCCGGTGGGTATCGTCACGGCCCTGGTGGGCATTCCCTTTTTCATGGCCATCGTCATGCGCAACCGCCGAGGTGTCCTGTGA
- a CDS encoding PepSY domain-containing protein, producing MARLRDIWLGLHRWLALSLGLLLALLGLSGSLLELKGPILRWEVGAPMLQLAPGAHGALLEQSAWISAASSAYPQLQKVFGAAPPRQGFLESDNVIVFGALKERPGTGIAMIDPYTGEPRGFFVFDDLWLARLVALHRSLLLPQASGSTLVLLCGLVLLGSLGSGLYLWWPGRRSWWKAASLRPGSQGTRRLREWHNLAAAWLCLPLLLIAGSGAWLARPELFTWPGAQPMALKPLFSAAHGHLLLGAPGAWLGFACGLALPLLYITGLLLWWRKRVARRAVQSFKET from the coding sequence GTGGCGCGCCTGCGTGACATCTGGCTCGGGCTGCATCGCTGGCTGGCCCTGAGCCTGGGCCTGTTGCTGGCACTGCTGGGGCTCAGTGGCTCGCTGCTGGAGCTCAAGGGGCCGATCCTGCGCTGGGAAGTCGGGGCGCCGATGCTGCAACTGGCCCCTGGCGCACACGGCGCCCTCCTTGAGCAGAGTGCCTGGATCAGCGCCGCCAGCAGCGCCTACCCGCAGTTGCAGAAGGTCTTCGGCGCGGCGCCGCCGCGCCAGGGCTTTCTCGAATCGGACAACGTGATCGTCTTCGGTGCCCTCAAGGAACGCCCCGGCACCGGCATCGCCATGATCGATCCCTACACCGGCGAGCCCCGGGGCTTCTTCGTCTTCGACGACCTGTGGCTGGCCAGGCTGGTGGCCCTGCACCGCAGCCTGCTGTTGCCCCAGGCGTCGGGCTCGACCCTGGTGCTGCTGTGTGGCCTGGTGCTGCTGGGCTCCCTGGGCAGCGGCCTGTACCTGTGGTGGCCGGGCCGGCGCAGTTGGTGGAAAGCCGCCAGCCTGCGCCCCGGCAGCCAGGGCACCCGGCGCCTGCGCGAGTGGCACAACCTGGCCGCCGCCTGGCTGTGCCTGCCGCTGCTGCTGATCGCCGGCAGCGGTGCCTGGCTGGCGCGTCCCGAGCTGTTCACCTGGCCCGGCGCCCAGCCGATGGCGCTCAAGCCGCTGTTCTCCGCCGCCCACGGGCACCTGCTGCTGGGGGCTCCCGGCGCCTGGCTGGGGTTTGCCTGCGGTCTTGCGTTACCCCTGCTGTACATCACCGGCCTGCTGCTGTGGTGGCGCAAGCGCGTCGCCCGCCGGGCCGTCCAATCGTTCAAGGAAACCTGA
- a CDS encoding ABC transporter ATP-binding protein gives MHYGNRQVLRDVALPSLACGSVTALIGPNAAGKSTLLRGIAGLQNTTGQVLLDGVDLNRLPQVERAQHIVYLPQSLPERTRLCAFEAVLSAAMAGQRGRGFAPGRPSAAVLHGVEQVLHDLDLSALADRPIDALSGGQRQLVGLAQALVRQPRVLLLDEPTSALDLYHQCQVVDAITRATRERQLITLVVVHDINLALGFSQQVVVLHNGAVAAAGPALEVINQALLRDVYGVDGRLEQVRGRPLVLVDGRLPFHSALG, from the coding sequence ATGCATTACGGCAATCGCCAGGTGCTGCGTGACGTCGCCCTGCCGAGCTTGGCCTGCGGCAGCGTGACCGCGCTGATCGGCCCCAACGCGGCGGGCAAGTCGACCCTGCTGCGGGGCATCGCCGGGTTGCAGAACACCACCGGGCAGGTGCTGCTCGATGGCGTCGACCTGAACCGCCTGCCCCAGGTGGAACGGGCACAGCACATCGTCTACCTGCCCCAGAGCCTGCCGGAACGCACCCGCCTGTGCGCCTTCGAAGCGGTGCTCAGCGCCGCCATGGCCGGGCAGCGCGGCCGTGGGTTTGCCCCTGGCCGGCCCAGCGCCGCGGTGCTGCACGGGGTGGAGCAGGTGCTCCACGACCTGGACCTGAGCGCCCTGGCCGACCGCCCGATCGACGCCCTGTCCGGCGGCCAGCGCCAGTTGGTGGGGCTGGCCCAGGCCCTGGTGCGCCAGCCTCGGGTGCTGCTGCTGGACGAACCCACCAGCGCCCTGGACCTGTACCACCAGTGCCAGGTGGTGGACGCCATCACCCGCGCCACCCGCGAGCGCCAGTTGATCACCCTGGTGGTGGTGCACGACATCAACCTGGCCCTGGGTTTCAGCCAGCAGGTGGTGGTCCTGCACAACGGCGCCGTGGCCGCCGCCGGCCCGGCCCTGGAGGTGATCAACCAAGCGCTGCTGCGCGACGTCTATGGCGTCGACGGCCGCCTGGAACAGGTGCGCGGTCGACCGCTGGTGCTGGTCGACGGCCGCCTGCCCTTTCACTCAGCCCTGGGATAA